From one Plasmodium yoelii strain 17X genome assembly, chromosome: 12 genomic stretch:
- a CDS encoding transcription initiation factor TFIID subunit 10, putative codes for MDKNFVNDDDEQLIKTLLQNPPAFGEELIDFYLAHNGCKVTEKSCFRLISLFLHKSMENIINNSISIDANEMKNNSDKENKHIKKELDYDKLIKEIKKFNDNSNKDENAKNLSVFLE; via the exons atggataaaaattttgtaaatgATGATGACGagcaattaataaaaacattaTTGCAAAACCCTCCAGca TTTGGTGAAGAATTAATTGATTTTTATTTGGCCCATAATGGATGTAAAGTTACTGAAAAATCATGTTTTAGACTAATTTCGCTATTTTTGCATAAATCCATggaaaat ATAATAAACAACTCAATTAGTATAGACGCCAATGAAATGAAGAATAATAgtgataaagaaaataagcATATCAAAAAA GAATTAGACtatgataaattaattaaagaaattaaaaagtttaatgataattCGAATAAGGATGAAAATGCAAAAAATCTGAGCGTCTTTTTAGAATAA
- a CDS encoding 18S rRNA (guanine-N(7))-methyltransferase, putative encodes MVRPEYSSPPEFFYNEDEAKKYIRNSRIRDIQSQMTERAIELLLLPETPCLLLDVGCGSGISGMTLNDYDHFWIGIDISIHMLKAGVQNEATSGGDMILADMGKMMRFQPSIFDGVVSISALQWLCNWDKKSESPTLRLNTFFKWLYHCLKRGARAVFQFYPDSPQQIETLTNSAIKAGFGGGVVVDFPNSAKSKKYYLCLWAGSANIPNMNESIENEEEEMIIQERRRNNKKTKKIIKKNKEWILKKKEQRRKKNLEVKRDSKYTGRKRKTRY; translated from the exons ATGGTCAGGCCTGAATATAGTTCTCCCCCAGAATTT ttttataaCGAAGATGaagcaaaaaaatatattcgaaATTCCAGAATAAGAGATATTCAGTCGCAAATGACTGAAAGAGCAATCGAACTGCTTTTATTACCAGAG acGCCATGTTTACTACTTGATGTTGGCTGTGGGTCTGGAATAAGTGGAATGACTTTAAATGATTATGATCACTTTTGGATAGGGATAGATATTAGTATTCATATGTTAA AGGCCGGTGTGCAAAATGAGGCTACATCAGGAGGTGATATGATTTTAGCAGACATGGGGAAAA TGATGAGATTTCAACCTTCTATTTTTGACGGAGTTGTCAG TATATCTGCCTTACAATGGTTATGTAATTGGGATAAAAAATCAGAAAGCCCAACATTAAGACTCAACACATTTTTCAAGTGGTTATATCATTGTTTAAAAAGGGGAGCCAGAGCA GTATTTCAATTTTATCCTGATTCTCCTCAACAAATTGAGACCCTAACGAATTCTGCAATAAAGGCAGGTTTTGGTGGAGGTGTTGTTGTTGATTTTCCAAACTCAGCAAAAtcaaaaaa gTATTACTTGTGTTTATGGGCAGGTTCAGCTAATATCCCAAATATGAACGAATCaatagaaaatgaagaagagGAAATGATTATCCAAGAAAGAAGACg aaataataaaaaaacaaagaaaattattaaaaaaaataaagaatggATATTGAAGAAAAAGGAACAGAGAAGAAAGAAA aaTTTGGAAGTTAAAAGAGACAGTAAGTACACTGGAAGGAAAAGGAAAACAAGATACTAA